Proteins encoded in a region of the bacterium genome:
- the alr gene encoding alanine racemase has product LAEALEREAARAGARVAVHLKIDTGMGRVGVPPAEALPFAARLRDFPHLVLEGLMSHLAEAEVAGSAATASQIRTFRSVCAAIEVMGGPVRWRHIANSALLLQGAAEGTLVRPGIMLYGSAPGPGLPHGAELQPVMSLATAIAFLKRVPAGTAVSYNGTWTAPRESVIATLPVGYADGYRRALSNRAEVLVRGRRAPVVGTVCMDLCLADVTDVPGACAGDEVLLIGRQGREEITAAEVAARAGTISYEVFCGIGARVPRLYARGPVRYHGA; this is encoded by the coding sequence CGCTCGCGGAGGCGCTCGAGCGCGAGGCCGCCCGCGCCGGCGCCCGCGTCGCCGTGCACCTGAAGATCGACACCGGGATGGGGCGGGTCGGCGTCCCCCCCGCCGAGGCCCTGCCGTTCGCGGCGCGGCTGCGCGACTTCCCGCATCTGGTCCTCGAGGGGCTCATGAGCCACCTGGCGGAGGCGGAGGTCGCGGGCAGCGCCGCCACCGCGAGCCAGATCCGGACCTTCCGCTCCGTCTGTGCCGCGATCGAGGTCATGGGCGGCCCCGTCCGCTGGCGCCACATCGCCAACAGCGCGCTGCTGCTGCAGGGGGCGGCGGAGGGCACTCTGGTGCGCCCGGGCATCATGCTCTACGGCTCGGCCCCCGGGCCGGGCCTGCCCCACGGGGCAGAGCTGCAGCCGGTCATGAGCCTCGCCACGGCGATCGCCTTCCTCAAGCGGGTGCCTGCCGGGACGGCGGTGAGCTACAACGGGACGTGGACCGCGCCGCGCGAGAGCGTCATCGCCACGCTGCCCGTCGGCTACGCGGACGGCTACCGGCGCGCGCTGTCCAACCGGGCGGAGGTGCTGGTGCGGGGGCGGCGCGCGCCCGTGGTCGGCACCGTCTGCATGGACCTGTGCCTCGCGGACGTCACCGACGTCCCGGGGGCGTGCGCGGGCGACGAGGTCCTGCTCATCGGCCGCCAGGGGCGCGAGGAGATCACCGCCGCGGAGGTGGCGGCGCGCGCCGGCACGATCTCCTACGAGGTCTTCTGCGGGATCGGCGCCCGCGTGCCGCGCCTGTATGCGCGGGGGCCGGTGCGGTATCATGGCGCCTGA
- a CDS encoding ABC transporter permease gives MVKSLIGLLERIGAGASGFLEGAGDLVLLVLRTLGWSVRPPYRPRSVIQQMASVGVSSLPIVLITALFTGAVLALQTMTGFKRFNAQDLVGTIVALSICRELGPVLTGLIVAGRVGSGMAAELGTMKVTEQIDALETLATDPVNYLVVPRFLAGLIMLPVLTVLADVVGMGGGYAVSVFVLHANPTIYFRRSMDYLAFEDVYTGIVKAAAFGVIIAIVGCQRGFNASGGAEGVGRATTASVVLASMLILTANYFITAFFF, from the coding sequence GTGGTGAAGAGTCTCATCGGGTTGCTGGAGCGCATCGGTGCGGGGGCCAGCGGCTTTCTCGAGGGGGCCGGCGACCTCGTGCTGCTCGTGCTGCGCACGCTCGGCTGGTCGGTCCGCCCGCCCTACCGGCCGCGCAGCGTCATCCAGCAGATGGCGTCGGTCGGCGTCAGCTCGCTGCCGATCGTGCTGATCACGGCGCTCTTCACGGGCGCGGTGCTCGCCCTGCAGACGATGACCGGCTTCAAGCGCTTCAACGCCCAGGACCTCGTCGGCACGATCGTCGCCCTCTCGATCTGCCGCGAGCTCGGGCCGGTGCTCACGGGGCTGATCGTCGCCGGGCGGGTCGGCTCGGGCATGGCGGCGGAGCTGGGCACCATGAAGGTGACCGAGCAGATCGACGCGCTGGAGACCCTCGCGACCGACCCGGTGAACTACCTCGTGGTGCCGCGCTTCCTCGCCGGGCTGATCATGCTCCCGGTGCTGACGGTGCTCGCCGACGTCGTCGGCATGGGCGGCGGCTACGCGGTGAGCGTCTTCGTGCTGCACGCGAACCCCACGATCTACTTCCGCCGCAGCATGGACTACCTGGCCTTCGAGGACGTCTACACCGGGATCGTCAAGGCCGCCGCCTTCGGCGTGATCATCGCGATCGTCGGCTGCCAGCGCGGCTTCAACGCCAGCGGCGGCGCCGAGGGGGTCGGGCGGGCGACGACGGCCTCGGTCGTCCTCGCCTCGATGCTGATCCTCACGGCCAACTACTTCATCACGGCCTTCTTCTTCTGA
- a CDS encoding ABC transporter ATP-binding protein: protein MPEYEPALISLRGVSKRFGANQVLDGLDLEIERGETMVVIGGSGTGKSVLLKHIIGLLRPDAGRVVVEGVDVGGLRGVALKEFRKGFGMLFQGAALFDSLRVYENVAFGLREHARLPEAQVRERVREKLALVGLRDVEHLWPAELSGGMKKRVALARALAMEPKILLYDEPTTGLDPIRADAINDLIVELRDRLKVTGVAITHDMTSAYKIADRIAMLYKGRIIAVGTPGEIRESADPVVRQFITGSARGPITD from the coding sequence ATGCCCGAATATGAGCCCGCACTGATATCGCTGCGGGGCGTGTCCAAGCGGTTCGGGGCGAACCAGGTGCTCGACGGGCTCGACCTGGAGATCGAGCGCGGCGAGACCATGGTGGTCATCGGCGGCTCTGGCACCGGCAAGAGCGTGCTGCTCAAGCACATCATCGGGCTGCTGCGCCCCGACGCGGGCCGGGTCGTGGTCGAGGGCGTCGACGTCGGTGGGCTGCGCGGCGTGGCGCTCAAGGAGTTCCGCAAGGGCTTCGGGATGCTCTTCCAGGGGGCGGCGCTCTTCGATTCGCTGCGCGTCTACGAGAACGTGGCCTTCGGCCTGCGGGAGCACGCGCGGCTGCCGGAGGCCCAGGTCCGCGAGCGCGTGCGCGAGAAGCTCGCTCTCGTCGGCCTGCGGGACGTCGAGCACCTCTGGCCGGCCGAGCTCTCGGGGGGCATGAAGAAGCGCGTCGCGCTGGCGCGGGCGCTGGCGATGGAGCCGAAGATCCTGCTCTACGACGAGCCGACGACCGGCCTGGACCCCATCCGGGCCGACGCCATCAACGACCTGATCGTGGAGCTGCGCGACCGGCTCAAGGTCACGGGCGTGGCGATCACCCACGACATGACGAGCGCGTACAAGATTGCCGACCGCATAGCCATGCTGTATAAGGGCAGGATCATCGCGGTGGGGACGCCCGGTGAGATTCGCGAGAGCGCGGACCCGGTGGTGCGCCAGTTCATCACCGGCAGCGCCCGGGGTCCGATCACCGACTAG